One genomic segment of bacterium includes these proteins:
- a CDS encoding glycosyltransferase family 39 protein — protein MKNLSTNLLRALGLLLIVLPLLPLASIFGPLPDQHSFRPPASWIGGIALVISLGGVAQLLVPQYFGNFCKAKWRDFLKFPDSRFLLLAISLYLAIVFKLTLALSSGSPFFLDALVQSFQAQTFASGRVVLERPVHPEFFLIPNVVLDQTTWYSQFPPLHALLLSIGLFFGSELLAILILCAGTILFFYFALKNIYGLETARLSTILLLTSCPFFLIINLSFMNHISTLFLICAAFWALSTGECSSGLRPYLLAGLCLGSSFLVRPLTALATFPIFLFATLRAKKVSASILFTVGFFFAASLLYAYNAATTGEFFVSGYEKLWGSAHQLGFHQTPWGFDHSALRGLKEQLLNLYLLEDSLFSWPIPSLWLLGILLFKFPYTLKSWDRYLLSLLALTLLAYLCYWHRDSLFGPRYIYCAAIMSVIPLTARVLILLKEALSNSAQVIFTLLGVAIVFSNSITLLIRLPGLQAQNSIYRESAIKTAQGAGIESGLIFVAVPWAQRVTNQLRAADFPPTLVDRAYLQGDICELHLMLTQFQQKIITREEMQKVLEQASRDHVQAKLYPGNIIARLKDPKNIAESCAEELRYDALGYTSYLPHFLENRFPLDRPFIVAIDLRAKNKLLVQDFPGLKPYLYRNGSLQRL, from the coding sequence ATGAAAAATTTAAGCACTAACCTACTTCGTGCGCTCGGATTGCTGCTGATCGTTCTGCCCTTGTTACCATTGGCTTCAATCTTTGGGCCACTCCCCGATCAGCATTCATTTCGCCCACCTGCCTCTTGGATTGGAGGCATCGCCTTGGTCATTTCACTGGGAGGCGTTGCGCAGCTGCTAGTGCCTCAGTATTTCGGCAATTTTTGCAAAGCCAAGTGGCGAGATTTTTTAAAATTTCCCGACTCTCGATTTTTGTTACTCGCAATCAGCTTGTATCTAGCAATCGTATTTAAGCTAACACTAGCACTCTCGAGCGGAAGCCCTTTTTTTCTCGATGCCCTCGTGCAAAGTTTCCAAGCCCAAACATTTGCTAGCGGAAGAGTCGTGCTTGAACGTCCAGTGCATCCGGAGTTTTTTCTAATCCCGAATGTCGTTCTCGATCAAACAACCTGGTACAGCCAATTTCCACCGCTACATGCGCTCTTACTCAGCATTGGGCTCTTTTTTGGCTCAGAGTTACTAGCGATCTTAATACTCTGCGCTGGAACAATTTTATTTTTCTATTTTGCGTTGAAAAATATTTATGGACTAGAAACTGCACGCTTAAGCACAATCCTGCTACTTACGTCTTGTCCATTTTTCTTAATCATCAACCTTAGTTTCATGAATCATATCTCGACATTGTTCTTGATCTGCGCAGCATTTTGGGCCTTATCTACCGGCGAATGTTCTTCCGGCCTGCGCCCCTACTTACTTGCCGGACTATGCCTTGGGTCATCGTTTCTGGTTCGACCACTTACGGCGCTGGCGACTTTTCCAATCTTTCTTTTCGCCACTTTGCGCGCAAAGAAAGTCAGTGCATCAATTCTTTTCACAGTCGGATTTTTTTTCGCAGCAAGTCTACTCTATGCGTACAATGCTGCAACCACGGGAGAATTTTTTGTAAGTGGCTACGAAAAGCTGTGGGGTAGCGCCCACCAGCTTGGGTTCCATCAAACGCCATGGGGATTCGACCATTCAGCACTACGTGGCCTCAAAGAACAATTGTTAAACCTCTACTTACTTGAGGACTCTCTTTTCTCCTGGCCAATCCCCTCACTTTGGTTACTTGGCATTTTACTCTTTAAATTCCCGTATACCTTAAAAAGCTGGGATCGCTATTTATTGTCATTGTTAGCACTAACGCTACTTGCTTATCTATGCTACTGGCATCGTGATTCACTTTTTGGTCCGCGCTATATTTACTGCGCGGCTATTATGTCCGTGATCCCACTCACTGCGCGAGTCTTAATTTTACTGAAAGAAGCCTTAAGTAATAGCGCCCAAGTAATCTTCACCCTACTCGGCGTGGCGATAGTATTCTCGAACTCAATTACACTATTGATTCGACTGCCCGGATTACAGGCACAGAATTCCATTTATCGTGAAAGTGCGATTAAAACTGCGCAGGGAGCCGGGATTGAATCAGGGTTAATTTTCGTTGCCGTCCCTTGGGCGCAGCGTGTCACAAACCAGCTCCGTGCCGCAGATTTTCCGCCGACTTTAGTCGACCGGGCATATCTGCAGGGAGATATTTGCGAGTTGCATTTAATGCTTACTCAATTTCAACAAAAAATTATTACTCGAGAAGAAATGCAAAAAGTGCTGGAGCAAGCTAGTCGAGATCATGTGCAAGCTAAGCTTTACCCGGGAAACATTATCGCACGCCTGAAAGATCCCAAAAACATCGCCGAGAGTTGCGCCGAGGAATTACGTTATGATGCTTTAGGCTATACGAGCTACCTTCCGCATTTTCTGGAGAATCGCTTCCCGCTAGATCGACCCTTTATTGTGGCTATCGACTTAAGGGCAAAAAACAAGCTCCTCGTTCAGGATTTTCCAGGACTAAAACCTTACCTCTATCGCAACGGGTCACTACAACGACTATAG
- a CDS encoding DUF748 domain-containing protein, translated as MSRKLKIVTGLIILLASGLGILALSLNSVVQSLKPQILSFLAGHLKTDVSCGTIEAHLFPNAHVVLGDVKVGTDALNVKSLKLKASLLPLISKKLDVSSIQIVGLSATAKRSKDGTITMGPFSSKPTNPAPATATPPPAATPIDLAVKEILLEDINFKFIDEQPEKPQEISIANIRGEIQGIDLKQKSLRIGLSLRMFGDEENNIKIAGQIADPRSGNIDLKIETLNIALDKIAALLENYGFDSGDLVMDGTTSTHLAIKTAPGGIKTEIDLNATDAQVVYKNLLNKNKGVPVKINTNGLLSVSGAFHADQADLTFGSNQISLPFDFLAPNSPIDFKIKSPKPINLAELGSIFPQAKNFNLGGNLNLDLSGTHKPQTFPNLTGNLNFDGIKGLLPLKPTAPVAGEEDSSASPTISLDSLAGTLIFKDGGFESDKMKIKIAGQLFDAILKAKSFKGDGLMFGIVSPAFELAPLTSALVTPGQANPLTGVVQGFKFSSNYSLPEQVGSALMQITELKLPQASIANLALDLQANANTITLKPTAFEIFSGKINIQGDAYRVPPKNFKFQIDGSGMVINEALPAVHNVLSGTVKTLSLQTNGNLDNPKGSLNGPLVLSIGQGEIKGLNIFGSVMKSLGDVPALGQIIGLPTELLQLAQGSGTAFDEINLNAQIQREHLDISSLTLSHALYNISAQGTTGFDGSMQLTAQFRLSPVLISKLVTKQPKLKLLLDRKGNLVIPVTISKREGSTMIVPDISELGKQALENTAKEAAGQLIKGAVPGDAGKLLNSLF; from the coding sequence ATGAGTAGAAAATTAAAAATCGTAACTGGATTAATTATCTTACTTGCTAGTGGTCTGGGCATTTTGGCCTTAAGCCTAAACTCAGTTGTTCAATCACTCAAACCACAGATTCTAAGTTTCCTTGCTGGGCATTTAAAAACAGACGTAAGCTGCGGGACGATTGAAGCGCATCTTTTTCCAAATGCACATGTCGTGCTTGGCGATGTAAAAGTCGGCACCGACGCGTTGAATGTTAAAAGTTTAAAGCTCAAAGCATCACTACTGCCACTGATCAGTAAAAAGCTTGATGTTTCTAGCATTCAAATCGTAGGCTTGAGTGCTACGGCTAAGCGATCAAAAGACGGCACTATCACCATGGGGCCTTTTAGTTCTAAACCAACTAATCCTGCCCCAGCCACAGCGACACCCCCGCCAGCAGCAACACCAATCGATCTAGCTGTTAAAGAAATTCTCCTGGAGGACATCAATTTTAAGTTCATCGACGAGCAACCAGAAAAACCTCAAGAGATTTCGATCGCTAATATTCGCGGGGAAATTCAAGGTATTGATTTAAAGCAAAAGTCTTTAAGGATCGGGCTGTCGCTACGCATGTTTGGCGATGAGGAGAACAATATTAAGATTGCAGGACAGATCGCCGACCCACGCAGTGGGAATATTGACCTTAAAATCGAAACATTGAACATTGCACTCGATAAAATCGCAGCTCTACTCGAGAACTATGGTTTTGACTCGGGCGACCTCGTGATGGACGGGACTACTTCTACACACTTGGCAATCAAAACTGCCCCCGGTGGAATTAAAACTGAGATCGATCTTAATGCGACCGATGCTCAAGTAGTCTACAAAAACTTACTAAATAAGAATAAAGGCGTCCCGGTTAAGATCAATACTAACGGACTACTTTCTGTCAGCGGGGCATTCCATGCAGATCAAGCAGACTTGACCTTCGGATCAAATCAAATCAGCCTCCCCTTTGATTTCCTTGCGCCGAATTCCCCAATTGACTTTAAAATCAAATCACCAAAACCAATTAACTTAGCAGAACTTGGAAGCATTTTTCCGCAAGCGAAAAATTTTAATCTCGGGGGCAATCTCAATCTTGATTTAAGCGGCACACATAAGCCACAAACTTTCCCCAACTTAACTGGCAATCTCAACTTCGATGGCATCAAGGGCTTACTACCATTGAAACCAACAGCACCAGTAGCAGGCGAAGAAGATAGTTCAGCAAGTCCGACAATCAGCTTAGATTCGCTTGCTGGAACACTGATTTTCAAAGATGGCGGCTTTGAAAGTGATAAAATGAAAATTAAAATTGCCGGCCAGCTCTTCGATGCAATCTTGAAAGCAAAGTCATTTAAAGGAGATGGCTTGATGTTTGGGATTGTTAGCCCCGCTTTTGAACTTGCGCCGTTAACTTCAGCATTAGTCACACCAGGGCAAGCAAATCCACTCACGGGCGTAGTACAAGGATTTAAATTTTCAAGTAACTACTCTCTACCGGAACAAGTCGGTAGTGCCTTAATGCAAATTACTGAGCTCAAATTACCACAAGCTTCCATTGCAAACCTCGCCCTCGATCTTCAAGCAAACGCCAATACAATCACGCTTAAGCCAACTGCGTTTGAAATCTTCAGTGGCAAAATTAATATCCAAGGCGATGCTTATCGTGTTCCACCAAAAAATTTCAAATTTCAAATTGATGGTAGCGGAATGGTGATCAACGAAGCGCTTCCAGCAGTCCACAATGTGCTCTCGGGAACAGTCAAAACCCTCTCACTGCAAACAAATGGTAACCTCGATAATCCAAAAGGTAGTTTAAACGGACCTTTAGTGCTTAGTATCGGACAAGGCGAGATTAAAGGTTTAAATATTTTTGGCTCAGTAATGAAGTCACTTGGCGATGTGCCTGCGCTTGGACAAATTATTGGATTACCTACGGAGTTACTACAACTGGCCCAAGGTTCAGGCACAGCTTTTGATGAGATTAATCTAAATGCGCAAATTCAACGCGAGCATCTAGATATTTCTAGTCTAACACTCAGCCATGCGCTCTATAATATTAGCGCCCAAGGCACTACTGGATTTGATGGCTCGATGCAGCTCACAGCGCAATTCCGCTTAAGCCCAGTTTTAATTAGCAAGCTTGTGACCAAACAACCCAAGTTGAAGTTGCTGCTTGATCGCAAGGGAAACTTAGTAATTCCTGTAACGATTTCCAAGCGTGAAGGTTCTACGATGATCGTTCCAGATATTTCCGAACTTGGTAAACAAGCATTAGAAAATACAGCAAAAGAAGCAGCAGGTCAGCTAATCAAAGGAGCGGTTCCTGGAGATGCCGGTAAGCTTTTAAACTCGTTATTTTAA
- a CDS encoding Gfo/Idh/MocA family oxidoreductase: protein MRQLKSAVVGVGYLGRFHAEKHASSTKSKLVAVVDRNPEHASAMAEHFQCQSFTDYQALVGKGIDCVSVAASTPAHYEITKYLLENGIDVLVEKPMTTSAQEALELIAIAKKHQRILQVGHLERFNPAYKALEGKLTAPRFFEAKRVSAFSGRSSDVDVVFDLMIHDLDIITHLANSEVVRIDAVGVPVLTASIDIANVRLTFQNGAVANITASRVANATERSIRVFQPEVYLAVDFGRKRLRLTTKVETPEGPKLGVEEISIGERDALNDEIDSFFNAVLTRSTPEVTGEDGYRAVMLADQIRQAIYANYEQVELASPTQAHGAESAVQSA from the coding sequence ATGAGACAGTTAAAATCAGCAGTTGTAGGAGTGGGATATCTTGGGCGTTTTCATGCTGAAAAGCATGCAAGCTCGACAAAGTCTAAATTAGTTGCGGTCGTGGATCGAAATCCAGAGCACGCCAGTGCAATGGCCGAGCACTTTCAATGCCAGAGTTTTACCGACTATCAAGCCTTAGTGGGTAAAGGCATTGATTGTGTGAGTGTCGCTGCTTCAACTCCAGCACATTACGAAATTACAAAATACTTACTTGAGAATGGAATTGATGTCCTAGTCGAAAAGCCAATGACGACTTCAGCTCAGGAAGCACTGGAGTTAATCGCCATTGCCAAAAAACATCAACGCATCCTGCAGGTTGGACATCTCGAGCGTTTCAATCCCGCCTACAAAGCCCTTGAAGGTAAATTAACAGCTCCACGCTTCTTTGAAGCAAAGCGCGTCAGTGCATTTTCGGGTCGAAGCTCTGATGTCGATGTTGTTTTTGATTTAATGATTCACGATCTAGATATTATTACACATTTAGCAAATTCCGAAGTTGTACGCATTGATGCAGTCGGAGTTCCAGTCTTGACAGCTTCAATTGATATCGCCAATGTTCGCCTGACTTTTCAAAATGGTGCCGTTGCCAATATCACAGCTAGTCGTGTTGCGAATGCAACTGAACGCTCAATTCGGGTGTTCCAGCCCGAAGTATATTTAGCAGTAGATTTTGGCCGCAAACGCTTACGTTTGACGACAAAGGTTGAAACTCCAGAGGGACCTAAGCTGGGGGTTGAGGAAATATCAATTGGCGAGCGCGATGCTCTCAATGACGAAATTGATTCTTTCTTCAATGCTGTTTTAACTCGCTCTACACCAGAAGTTACCGGTGAGGATGGCTATCGCGCAGTGATGCTTGCCGATCAAATTCGCCAAGCGATCTATGCAAATTATGAACAAGTAGAGCTAGCGAGTCCTACTCAAGCTCATGGAGCAGAAAGTGCAGTCCAAAGCGCATAG
- the lpxB gene encoding lipid-A-disaccharide synthase, with protein sequence MQSKAHSYSSNLVMEFNLNQTQSNLNTPQRILVVAGEASGDEHAAELIAELKKRHPEFEFFGMGGSKLKAAGLDQVVDAEKSAAVMGITELWGGLTQVISAFKRIQRAVRERRPDLAILVDFPDFNLRLAKFLKREGVKIFYYVGPQVWAWRKSRVKTIRKRIDMLAVILPFEEAFFSQHGIPTTYVGHPLVDHRVKISRDEFIRNNQLPLAANYIALLPGSRKSEVRNLLKVMLEAFDRLSTARPGLQALIPVAAGLDYASLEKLVRGHPHVSLVREQARECLTYAEAALVASGTATLQAALCKTPCAVIYKLSNFSYFLARLLIRGVKHFSLVNLVAGRKLVTELLQDQVTPERLHLELESILGNPEHAAKMRQGLDLVSQRLQGNPQDGASTALRAARLAEQVLFAKPSS encoded by the coding sequence GTGCAGTCCAAAGCGCATAGCTATAGCTCCAATCTGGTGATGGAATTTAATTTAAATCAAACGCAGAGTAATCTGAATACGCCGCAGCGTATTTTAGTTGTTGCTGGCGAAGCGTCGGGCGATGAGCACGCGGCAGAGTTGATTGCCGAACTTAAAAAACGTCATCCCGAGTTTGAATTCTTTGGCATGGGTGGGTCAAAGCTTAAGGCTGCGGGCCTGGATCAAGTTGTTGACGCAGAAAAGTCCGCTGCAGTGATGGGCATCACAGAGCTGTGGGGCGGACTGACTCAGGTAATTTCAGCGTTTAAGCGTATACAAAGAGCGGTGCGTGAACGTCGCCCAGATTTGGCAATTTTGGTAGATTTCCCAGATTTTAATTTGCGGCTTGCTAAATTTTTGAAGCGTGAAGGTGTTAAAATTTTTTACTACGTTGGCCCTCAAGTTTGGGCCTGGCGCAAGTCACGTGTGAAAACAATTCGTAAGCGTATTGACATGCTGGCCGTAATTTTGCCTTTTGAAGAAGCATTTTTTTCTCAGCATGGAATTCCTACAACTTATGTGGGGCATCCTCTGGTTGATCACCGTGTAAAAATTTCCCGTGACGAATTTATTCGTAACAATCAGTTGCCGCTGGCTGCAAACTACATTGCGCTCTTGCCAGGTAGTCGCAAAAGTGAAGTCAGAAATTTGCTCAAAGTTATGCTCGAAGCTTTCGACAGGCTCTCTACGGCACGTCCCGGACTACAAGCGCTGATTCCTGTTGCTGCTGGACTAGATTATGCAAGCCTGGAAAAGCTCGTCCGCGGACATCCGCATGTTTCACTTGTGCGTGAACAGGCACGTGAGTGTCTGACTTATGCTGAGGCAGCGCTTGTTGCTTCTGGTACTGCGACACTCCAAGCAGCACTGTGTAAGACTCCTTGTGCTGTGATCTACAAGCTTTCGAATTTTAGCTATTTTCTGGCACGATTATTAATCAGAGGCGTGAAGCATTTTTCTTTGGTAAATCTCGTCGCGGGTAGAAAATTAGTAACTGAGCTTTTGCAAGATCAGGTCACGCCAGAGCGTTTGCACCTCGAGTTAGAGTCAATTCTGGGTAATCCTGAGCATGCTGCGAAGATGCGTCAAGGATTAGACCTTGTTTCACAACGTTTACAGGGTAACCCACAGGATGGAGCAAGTACGGCACTGCGTGCTGCACGTTTAGCAGAGCAAGTGCTATTTGCTAAGCCGAGTAGCTAG
- the msbA gene encoding lipid A export permease/ATP-binding protein MsbA codes for MTIFSPEYRRLLGFLKPYKSKFSIALLAMVVYGATDGILPILIKRILDDIFGAKNEAMLYALPVYILIFALVRGSMGFVQQYLSGVIGFSIIRDIRNAIQSHLLTLSPAFYAREQSGSLISRVTNDTLQVKTAITDALSSILRDSVRVLALLAAAIYLDPVLALIALIGFPLGFYPLIRFGKRIRKLSKSGQDQFGGLTSLLQETVLGHGVVQANNQEAYEAKRFAAENANLTKTLIKAEKYGALSAPTNELIASVAIGLVLLYGGYSVLQGVRTQGDFVAFLSAMFMLYEPFKKLSRINYMLQTGSAAAERIFSVLDTKSEIDDRQNAQALNLNSDFSIKFNQVCFKYQSKDEYALDHLNFTLQRGQTLALVGPSGGGKSTIGNLLLRFYDPLKGSIEIAGKDLRDLKLASLRAQIGFVGQHTFLFNDTVFNNISYGNLQASVAEVEAAARAAHAEEFILNLPQQYQTVIGEFGMSLSGGQRQRLAIARALLKNSPILLLDEATAALDSESERLVQEALDQLVVGRTVIVIAHRLSTIRRADQILVIQQGKVVESGTHQDLLKQSGVYQYLYNLQFAEGSAEHQQGEPRSRFTQ; via the coding sequence ATGACAATTTTCTCACCCGAATACCGTAGACTACTTGGTTTTTTAAAACCTTATAAATCTAAATTCTCGATTGCTTTACTGGCGATGGTTGTCTACGGAGCGACAGATGGAATTTTACCAATCTTAATCAAACGCATTTTAGATGATATTTTTGGCGCGAAGAATGAAGCCATGCTTTATGCACTTCCGGTTTATATCCTGATTTTTGCGCTGGTGCGTGGAAGCATGGGGTTTGTACAGCAGTACTTGTCTGGGGTAATTGGGTTTTCGATTATTCGTGATATTCGTAATGCGATCCAATCGCATTTACTCACGCTCTCTCCTGCTTTTTATGCACGTGAACAGTCTGGATCTTTAATCTCGCGCGTGACCAACGACACGCTGCAGGTAAAGACAGCGATTACCGACGCACTTTCCTCGATTTTACGAGACTCGGTTCGTGTGCTTGCGCTTTTAGCTGCTGCAATCTATCTCGACCCAGTTTTGGCGTTGATTGCCTTGATTGGATTTCCACTGGGGTTTTATCCACTGATTCGTTTTGGTAAGCGGATCAGAAAATTAAGTAAGTCGGGTCAAGATCAATTTGGCGGATTAACCTCGCTGTTGCAAGAGACCGTGCTCGGCCATGGAGTTGTTCAAGCCAACAATCAAGAAGCATATGAAGCAAAGCGTTTTGCCGCTGAGAATGCGAACTTAACTAAAACTCTGATTAAGGCCGAAAAGTATGGAGCACTTTCTGCGCCGACTAATGAATTGATTGCCAGCGTTGCGATTGGCTTAGTGCTGCTTTACGGCGGTTATAGCGTATTGCAGGGGGTTCGTACTCAAGGGGATTTTGTTGCCTTTCTTTCTGCCATGTTTATGCTCTATGAGCCCTTTAAGAAGTTAAGTCGCATTAACTATATGTTGCAAACTGGCTCGGCTGCAGCCGAGCGCATCTTCTCAGTGCTTGATACTAAGAGTGAGATTGACGATCGACAAAATGCACAAGCACTTAATTTAAATTCAGACTTTTCGATCAAATTCAATCAAGTGTGCTTTAAATATCAGTCGAAGGATGAGTATGCGCTGGATCACTTAAACTTTACACTGCAGCGCGGGCAAACACTTGCTCTGGTTGGGCCTTCAGGTGGTGGAAAAAGTACAATTGGTAATTTATTGCTGCGCTTTTATGATCCCCTCAAGGGCAGTATTGAAATCGCCGGAAAAGATTTGCGTGATTTGAAGCTTGCAAGCTTAAGGGCGCAAATCGGTTTTGTCGGACAACATACTTTTTTATTTAACGACACGGTTTTTAATAATATTTCCTACGGAAATTTGCAGGCATCTGTTGCTGAAGTTGAAGCAGCAGCTCGGGCGGCGCACGCAGAGGAGTTTATCCTAAATTTGCCACAACAATACCAAACTGTAATCGGCGAATTTGGCATGAGCCTTTCCGGTGGGCAGCGCCAGCGCTTAGCAATTGCTCGAGCGCTGTTAAAGAATTCTCCAATCTTATTACTTGATGAAGCAACAGCTGCGCTTGATAGCGAATCTGAACGTTTAGTGCAGGAGGCCTTAGATCAGCTAGTTGTCGGTCGCACTGTAATTGTGATTGCGCATCGCCTTTCAACGATCCGCCGTGCCGATCAAATTTTAGTGATTCAACAGGGGAAGGTTGTCGAGAGTGGCACACATCAAGATTTGCTTAAGCAATCAGGTGTGTATCAATATTTATATAATTTACAGTTTGCTGAAGGCAGCGCAGAGCATCAGCAGGGTGAACCGCGCTCACGCTTTACGCAATAG